Genomic segment of Eremothecium sinecaudum strain ATCC 58844 chromosome VIII, complete sequence:
TACATAAATATATCGGAAAGAAAAGCTGTATATCAAGTCTAATATCATAAAGAGGAGGTCTATTTTTTACGGGACAATAATAGTAGGTGAAGTACGTCATTTGAGATTACCAGGAGGGAGTGTCTCATCTCAATAAATACTATATACATGATGTTGAGATCTTTAAGATCATTCAGACTTGACACTTTCACCTTCATTTAGACCCTGATGCCTCTTGAGAATCTTTTGCAGAATTAAATCTTCACCATACTCTTCTTccttcatcttcttccatTTTTCCTCCATCCTCTTTCTCTTCTCCATGTTCTTTTTTATAGCGTTTCTCTCCAGTTCCATCCTAGCTTCATGAAGACAGTTACTTAGTGCCTCCTTTTCATTATTACATAGACCAAATGCCCTCTTGTAAAATTCTGCCTTATGGCATTTGTCAAGTGCTTCAATGAAGTTATAGCACGCTAACAAGAGTTGTTAGTACTAGTTGAATAAATAGCCCTTTATACCCCGTCCAAGTACATACACTTGAATCTTTCAGCCTCAACTTGAGGATGCATAGTAATTTACAGCGATAGAAAGATGTTTTGGCTTGTGATTAACCACTAAGTTTATATCATGCGTATATTAAGATGTACATATTACCGGAATTTTTTTCTCTGCATGGAAAAACGCTTGTTAAACACTGCTCAAGCGCTAGACAAAACAGCTGTAGAGGCTTGAAAACTACACCAAAACAATCATGGACAGTTCAGAAACTCAAAATAATGACATAAATACCCttcagaagaagatttCCGTTTTTTCAGATGAATATAAGGCTAGGAGAAAACAGCAGATGCTCAGATTTGCTGGAGCCACAGCTTTAACATTAATATGCGCCAAGATGGCGTTTAGAGGAATTGCTTCTCGGAAATGTATGTATTAGCAATCTATTGGAGCCAATAAAGTCTAAACGACTAACTAACTAATTTCTATAGACGTTCCAAATATGTTTCAACTAAATCACAAACGTCCACCATTTTCCCATCAAGGCGAAGCTTTGAGTTCATTTGGATTTGGAACTGGTCTTGCGGTTGGTGGATTTTCAATGCTAGTCTTTGGAACGTGCTGGATTGCCAACATATCCAATTTCCCCGAATTTACGCTAAGAGTTCAAGAAGCGATGGCCGAATCAGGTACGCCAAGCAAAAAATACTCATTCATGACCTTAGATAAAGAGTCAAAGGAAGTGGCAGAAATGCTCGATTCACTGATACAAGGAGGTGATAAGAAATAGTATTTTAAGATCTATAAtaatgtatatatatatctaaTGTTTAAACTATTGCAATGGTGTTAAAAGCCGCCAAACTTTATGTAGCAAAAAGGGAAAGtctttaaaataataaCGTTAAGCACAACAATATCTACAACCAAACTGTCGAACAAAAACAATCATAAGCTACTAAAGTTAAAACCGAATGACGGGTAGCCGATGGATAGCATAATGGGGTCACGATCTAGCACTAATAAGAAGCGACAGAATGGGGTGCTATCTACTTCCTTTGTATCAACAAGAAAGTTACAGTCTGATGAAGGCGTCACAGCCGTCTCCTCTACCCCACTCCAAACCAGGAAACGGAATAATACTATCGTTGGTATAAAGCAGGAAATGAGAGCTTTAGAGTCCGAACTAAACAAACTAAAATTACGAAAAGCTGAAGCGGAGAGAATAAAATTATCAACTTCAAATAATGATATTTACCAAGGAACTTACTCCACAGAACACTTACAAAGGCATTCATTGAGACTTAAGGCTAGTACGCAGTTGAGAGCAATATCCAAGAGCATTAAGGATTTAGAGGAAAGTTTGACTGGGTTAAAGACGCGCGCTGAAGCAATATTTGGGCCCAATAGTTCGAATTCAGGTAATATTCatgaagaaattgatgaaTTCCAAGAGATACAGCTGCATAAAAAGCGATCTGACCTTGAAACACCTAAATCTCATTCTAATGTTGATTTAGGAAGCGTTTTAGAGGCCGAGAAGAGTGTAGAAGGGTCATCTATGGGCAAGCAGAATGAATTGAATAATGATATATCAGAAATTGCTGATGACTACCTACATTACTCGTATTTTACCGATGAAGAGGCGCATTTTACAGATAACACGCTTCAAGACTTTGATTCTGgtgttgatgaagatgatgatttTGTGATGAACAGCCAGGTTGTACAACCCAAAAGCAAAGCGAAAGAAATTGCAACTGCTACTTGGCATTTTAGTAATTATTTACAGAGTTTGCAGGATCCAAACGCATCTAGGAGGTTTATTTTGACGAAGGCAAACAATTTAGTTGTGCTTTTGAGCCGAAACCCGGAAATTAAGCATGATATGGTATTTTCGGCGTTTTCAAATACTATTCTTAATTTATTATTTGCAGAAGACAGTCTAGTTGTATCTGCAGGATACAGGATATGCAGATACCTGATTACTGACGCACAGTTTGTTCAACATTTGGTGAAGATAAAAATTGATACTTTTCTTGTGATTTCATTATCTGGTCATAATGCGCATGATGTAGAAAGAGAACAGGCGATAAAATTGGTGCGAGAGTTTGTTACTTACGGCGTTGGGATTAATCAGGCAATTATTCAAGCTGTTATAAGCTGTGTTGAAAAGGCAGACGACAAACTTCGGAACATTTGCATTGAAACCTTGGTTGAGATTGCCATATTGGCACCtcaacttcttcaacaatGCAATGGCTTTCGTGTCTTAGAAAATTTATTGCATGACCAAAATATAAAGATCTCGCTGTTAGTTTTGGACACATTTTTGAGCATGATGAATAACAAAGATCAACAAATGTACGTTGAGGAATACTGCAATGTAAGTTCCATTTTATCTGTTTTGTCGGATTGGCATTCAAAGTCGACACTTAACGTGGAAAAGTTACAAAATAGTATGTACATGATGGCGAGGTTATTCAAGAATTACAATGGGTTAATAATACTTTCAAAGAATGGATTTAAACCTTTAAAGGACCTAATATCGTTT
This window contains:
- the CMC2 gene encoding Cmc2p (Syntenic homolog of Ashbya gossypii ABR216W; Syntenic homolog of Saccharomyces cerevisiae YBL059C-A (CMC2); 1-intron in Ashbya gossypii); the protein is MHPQVEAERFKSCYNFIEALDKCHKAEFYKRAFGLCNNEKEALSNCLHEARMELERNAIKKNMEKRKRMEEKWKKMKEEEYGEDLILQKILKRHQGLNEGESVKSE
- a CDS encoding HHL127Wp (Syntenic homolog of Ashbya gossypii ABR215C; Syntenic homolog of Saccharomyces cerevisiae YER093C-A (AIM11) and YBL059W; 1-intron in Ashbya gossypii); the protein is MDSSETQNNDINTLQKKISVFSDEYKARRKQQMLRFAGATALTLICAKMAFRGIASRKYVPNMFQLNHKRPPFSHQGEALSSFGFGTGLAVGGFSMLVFGTCWIANISNFPEFTLRVQEAMAESGTPSKKYSFMTLDKESKEVAEMLDSLIQGGDKK